In one Gopherus evgoodei ecotype Sinaloan lineage chromosome 1, rGopEvg1_v1.p, whole genome shotgun sequence genomic region, the following are encoded:
- the LOC115657995 gene encoding amine oxidase [flavin-containing] A-like isoform X3 codes for MNEMGKEIPADAPWAAPHAAEWDKMTMKELTDKICWTKAAREFATLFVNINVTSEPHEVSALWFLWYVKLCGGTTRIFSVTNGGQERKFVGGSGQITEKIMERLQGRVKLERPVVRIDQSGDNVIVETLNHEIYEASYVISAIPPGLTTKIHFNPELPSERNQLIHRLPMGSVIKCMMYYKEAFWKKMDYCASMLIEDEEAPISITLDDSKPDGSVPAIIGFILTRKAYRLARVSKEERKRKICELYAKVMGSEEALHPVHYEEKNWSEEQYSGGCYTAYFPPGIMSQYGRTIRQPLGRIYFAGTETATQWSGYMEGAVQAGERAAREILFEMGKISKSEIWMPEPESEDVPARPITTTFWERNLPSVPGLLKLVGFSTFFTSVAAIGLCAYKKGLLAQN; via the exons ATGAATGAAATGGGGAAAGAG ATCCCTGCTGATGCACCCTGGGCGGCCCCACATGCTGCAGAATGGGACAAAATGACAATGAAAGAGTTGACTGACAAAATTTGCTGGACCAA AGCTGCCAGAGAGTTTGCTACTCTCTTTGTGAACATCAATGTCACCTCTGAGCCACATGAGGTCTCTGCTCTCTGGTTCCTGTGGTATGTGAAGCTGTGTGGGGGGACAACCAGGATATTTTCCGTAACCAATGGGGGGCAG GAGCGGAAGTTTGTTGGGGGTTCTGGTCAGATTACCGAAAAGATAATGGAACGCCTCCAAGGCAGAGTTAAACTGGAGAGGCCTGTAGTTCGCATTGATCAGTCAGGTGATAATGTCATTGTGGAGACTCTAAATCATGAGATATATGAG GCCAGTTATGTGATTAGTGCCATCCCCCCAGGCCTGACTACAAAGATCCATTTCAACCCAGAACTACCATCAGAGAGAAACCAGTTAATTCACCGTCTTCCGATGGGTTCTGTCATTAAATGTATGATGTACTATAAAGAGGCCTTCTGGAAGAAGATGG ACTACTGTGCCAGCATGCTTATTGAGGACGAAGAAGCGCCAATTTCAATAACCTTAGATGATTCCAAACCTGATGGATCAGTGCCTGCCATTATAGG TTTTATCCTTACAAGAAAGGCCTATAGACTTGCACGTGTCAGCAAAGAAGAGAG GAAGAGAAAAATCTGTGAACTGTATGCCAAAGTGATGGGCTCAGAAGAGGCTTTACAT CCAGTGCATTATGAAGAAAAGAACTGGAGTGAAGAACAGTATTCGGGGGGATGTTATACAGCCTACTTCCCACCAGGCATCATGTCTCAATATGGAAG aaCCATTCGCCAGCCCCTCGGCAGGATCTACTTTGCTGGCACGGAGACCGCTACCCAATGGAGCGGGTACATGGAGGGGGCTGTgcaggcaggagagagagcagcGAGAGAG ATACTGTTCGAGATGGGAAAGATCTCAAAGAGTGAAATCTGGATGCCTGAACCAGAGTCAGAG GATGTCCCAGCCCGGCCAATCACTACTACCTTTTGGGAGAGAAACTTGCCGTCTGTACCAGGACTGCTGAAGCTGGTTGGATTTTCCACTTTCTTCACTTCAGTGGCTGCCATTGGGCTGTGTGCCTACAAAAAGGGGCTGCTAGCTCAAAACTAA